The Anaerolineales bacterium genomic interval GTCTGTTGGTGCAGGACTAGGAATGGACGTCCTGGGGATCGGCCCGCTCGAGCTGATGTTCGTGCTCCTGATCGCACTGATCATCATCGGCCCGAAAGACATGACCAAGACCGCCCGCTCGGCCGGGCGCTTCCTCAACCGGATGTACCGCTCCGAGACCTGGCGGGCGCTGACCGAGGCCTCGCGCACGATTCAGACTCTCCCCAACCGGCTGGCGCGCGAGGCGCAGATCGAGGAGCTCGAGGCGCTACGCAAGGACCTGGACGGCACAGCCGCCTCGGCCAAGCCAGACGCGGCGCAGAATCCGGCCTTGAAGCCCTGGATCACCCCCTACGATGGGCCTGATCAGTTCAAGACCATCGCCCCGCCCCGGCCAGAGGAGGCCACGCCAAAGACCAGCTCATCCGCCCGCTCTACCGCCAAGCCGGGTTCAGCGGCCAAGAAACCGGCCGGAAAGAAGCCTCCGGCGAGCAAGAAGCCCGCGGCCGCCAGCCAGAAGTCGGCGGCGACCAAGAGCGCCTCCGGCGGGAAGCCTGCCAAAGGCGCCGG includes:
- a CDS encoding twin-arginine translocase TatA/TatE family subunit, translating into MDVLGIGPLELMFVLLIALIIIGPKDMTKTARSAGRFLNRMYRSETWRALTEASRTIQTLPNRLAREAQIEELEALRKDLDGTAASAKPDAAQNPALKPWITPYDGPDQFKTIAPPRPEEATPKTSSSARSTAKPGSAAKKPAGKKPPASKKPAAASQKSAATKSASGGKPAKGAGNQAGSGTAGRAKSRVPKKSRARKSGSTGRKTASRSGR